The genomic window AATGAATTTAGTCCAGCAGCAACAAAGAAGTTTTTAACCTCTGGGTATTCACCAATTAATGGACTTAAATCTGGTGTAAAGCTTTCTGGACCACAGAAGAATAACCGAAGGTCAGCTTCAGCCATTTGTGGAATTCTTTCTAAGGCAGTCGATAAGTAAGGAACCATTCTGTCTAAGTCAGGATCGATTTCTCCGAAAACAAAGTTGTTGTCTACTTTATCGATAGACCATCCCATAGATACAGGTTCGAACATACCAACCATTAATCCGCCAATTTCTTCTCTGAAATATGCATGTTTGGAAGGATCTTCTAGGATAGGCCAGTTAGGGTCTATTTTAAATTCGTCACTTTCCATAATAGCATAGTAATGCTCAGTAGCTTGAAGCGGTGTAATACATCCCGCCATATCGCCAATCTGACGTCCCCACATACCAGCAGAGTTTACGGCAAATTCACAAGATATAGTTCCCTTATCTGTAACAACACTTTCAATTTTTCCATCTTTAGTTTTGATGTCAGTAACTGTTACACCTTCGATAATTTTAACGCCTGCGCTTCTTGCTCCTTTAGCTAATGCCATGGTAACATCAACTGGGTTTGCTCTACCATCACCGACGGTTAGGAAACCTCTTCTTACATCGTCAACATTGGCCAAAGGCCACATGTCTAAAATCTCTTTTGGAGACAATTCGTGAGAATCTATCCCCATGTGCTTATTGAAAGCTGCTTTTCTTCTTAAATCGGTTTCAACATGTTCGTTGGCTGCAACCTGAAGCAATCCGATGTCTCTAAATCCAGTAGACTGACCAGTTTCGGCTTCAAGAGTTCCATAAAGTTCTCTTGTGTATTTAGCCAATTGCATCGACGTTTCTGTAGTAAATCCAGAGGTTACGATTAAACCAGCAGCATGCCAAGTTGTTCCTGATGTGAGTGTGTGTTTTTCAAGCAATACAACATCTGTCCAGCCTCTTTTTGTAAGGTGATATGCTATGTTACATCCAATTACACCACCACCGATAATAACTACCTGTGCGTGACTTGGTATTTGTTCGGTCTCTTTCTCTTTATTGTCAGCTGTATCCATTATTTAGCTTTGAATTTTTAGTGTGTGCAAATATAGCATTATGGGGTAAAACTTGTTGATTCTAGAGCAACGCATTACATCTTTTTTGCGAAAAATAAATAGGTCGAGCCTTGAATGAATGTGTCAAGGAATGAATTCGATTAATTCGGTGACTCAGGGTTGAGGGATGAAAATTTAAACAATAGCATAATCCTCAAGTTTTCGAAGATGGAAATATATAAAAAAGAGGTATTCAATAATGATATGTTCAGGACATTGTATTATTAAATACCTCTAAATTGTTTCTTACTAAAAACCTTATTGGCACATAGTAGGGTTATATACTGTGCCAGCTAATTGCACATCTTCACATTTACCTTTTGTTGTTACAATAGCAACTTGTTTGCCGCCATAATAGCATCGATATGTTCTTTCTTTCGCGCATGACGAAAATATAGTTGTCGATCCAAATAGCACGAAAGCAATAGTTCTGAGCTTAACTAAGTTTGTAATTTTTTTTCATATTAAAATTCTGTACAGGTTACTAGATAGGCATATGTGTTGTCTGTTAAGATAAGGTTAAGCTCGTCGCATTTTTGCTTGGTAATAATGGTATATCTATAAACACCACTTCCGTAGGTGCAATTACATTGTCGTTCCTTAGCACATGAAGTGAAAAGCGCAGAAATACCAATCAGTCCAAGTAGAATACCTCCAAGTTTTCTTAAGTTTTTCATTTGTTTGATTTATGTTTCTGTATTTTTTAGATTCCGTAAATGGATTAAAAACTATCTCATTCTGAGCTTATTAGGGGGGTAGGTGAATTCCTGAAACTTGTCATAAAATTGTTTGGATTGTTCTTTGCTTAATTTTTTTTCCCCTCGCCAACTGCTCCTTTTCTAATGAAGTTATTGTACACTTTCTGAGCGTCTGTTGGTTGAATGCCAAATTTATTTTAGTGCTTCTTCATGAAATTAAAACTAGATCTTTCTTTAACTCTATTTTAATCTACAGTTTCAGGATCTATACCTATGTAATTGATAATTCGATTCAAAGTACTCTTAAATTGATTGAGCAAATCTTCATATTGGATATATAGGATTCTAGAGTCTCTATTGTTAATTATCCAGTCTCTTTGAAATGTATACCAACTTTCTTTATCGTCGGCCAAAACTTTTCTACATATTCGTCAAATTTCAGATCGGGTTGTTTGTAATCCCTCTCTTGATGATATTTTGAAACTGCTATATCTTGAGGATTACGAGAAACGTATACATACTTGCCTCTATTATGGTGATCAAACTCTTGATAGGCGTCGTGTGTCTTTATTAATCTTGGAGATTTTAAATCTTTGACTTTTTCATTCTCATACGCTTCGTTTCTTATCCATGGAGAAATATCATTGATATGGTTAAAATCCATAGAACTATCGGTTGTGAGTTGATAAAGAATCATTTGCATTATTGTAGTTCCTGATTTAGGGAATAAAATGATATAGATGTCGTCTTCTCGTTCACTAAAGTCCATTTGGTACATTAGGTAGTTAAGTTCCATGGCTGCTTTGGTAAGCTTATTAGTCAATTTTGCTATTATTTGTAAATAAATTTAGCAATAGAATATACGATAGACTTAGATTCTTTTTCTTTCAATTTAATTTGGGTTGCTGAATATTAATGTTAAGTAATGAATCTTTAATACCTATTTATACAAATCTAACAGATTTTTAGTTCGCTTCATTAAATTCGAGATGCCATAACCAGTTGATTCCGAACTGATGTATAAGGTAAGAATGCATTATATTTGGCCCTTTTGAAATTTTAACCAAAAGGAATAAAGAATCAGTTTGTAATTGCACTTAGTATACTAATAATCACTGGTGTATTGCCAAGTCTGGCAGAGGCCCAAGAAAAATAGAGGGCGGAATTAAATAATAGTAAGAATAATCATATGATTCCGTCTTGGACCAAACCCAAGAAAAACACCTAAATGCTTACCCACTGGGGTTGGAAAGACTGGGGGATTTAGTTCCGTTTTACGACAACTATATTGAAGCCTTTGCCACCAATGCTGGCGTTCCTAAACTAATTATTGTTCATAGTCCAGAAGCAAAAAAAGAGTTGGCTGGAAAATTTTCTTCTAAGGGTGTGCAAGTAGAACTGTTGGAGTTAAAAGAAGTAAGGGATATCTGGATTAAGGATTGGGCGCCTTTATCTGTTTCATTGGATAATTATGTGAAGTTTAAATACGCACTGTCGTACTTGAAAGACAATATTGAAAGTTCAATTTTGAACGATTCAGCTGGTGTTAAGCTAGCACGTTATTTGAAAGGAAACGTTAAGTAGAAAGCTGCTTCTCGTCAACGAATTATTTTAGAGGGAGGAGGATTAATTCGAAATAGTAAAGGTGTTGCATTAGTGACAAACAGAATTGTAACGAATAATGAATCGATTGACATTCGTGAAATAAGAAGAGGGTTTAGCGAGAGTTTAAGGATTTCGAAAATGATTTCTATCCCTGTGGCGGCTTTTGATGTCACTGGGCATATTGATGGAATGGTGCGATTTATTGGGGATGATACTTTGGCAGCAGTTAGTTATGGAGAAGGATTCAAAGAGGAGAAAGATTTCTTAGATCGATTGTCCACGAATCTTCAAAAGAGGAATACGATAATTGGACATATTGTGCCAAAGAGAGAAGGTCTATATAGATTTAATAGTTCTTATGGTAATTATATAAGTTATATGCGAATTGGAAAGAAAATATTTCTTCCTCAATATGGTGTAGAGGAAGATATTGATGCTAAAAATGATTTTGGGAAGTTTTTTGAGATTATTCCAATCTCAAAAGGGGTGGATGAGTTGGCTAAATTGGGAGAGACATTAAACAGTATTACCTGGTTACAGTACTAGCTAGTTTAATAGTTTCTGGCTTATTAATTTACATCTATCTGAACAATAGTTCCCACTTTGTTAATCTAGTACGATTAACTTACTAGATTGATTTTTCGCATCACCTCTTCTTTGTAAGATCGACTTATAGGTACTAGGTTAGCCCCCATATCGATAAGGTTTCCATCAATTTTAATAATCTTACTTACCGAAATAATAAAGGATCTATGGACGCGAATAAAATTTTGTGAGGGAAGGGATTCTAATATGCTTTTCATCGTAGAGTTAATAAAATATTTTCTGGAATTAGTTGAAATGTGGATGTAATCTACGGCGGCTTCGATATAGATTATGTCCTTCAAGAGTATCTTTTCCAGCATAGAATCTACTTTAACATAAATATCTTTAGGTACCTCATCACCGGGATTAATAGTGCGGTTCAATAAAGTAGATGCCTTATGAACAGAGTTAAGAAACCTGGCATAAGAGATTGGCTTGAGCAAGTAGTCGGTTACATTATTATTATAAGCATCTAAAGCGTATTTCTGATTCCCTGTAATAAGTACTATTTGGGGTTTGTTAACTAAGTTTTTCAAAAATTCTAAGCCTGTCATTTCCGGCATTTCTACATCCAAGAAAATTAAATCTTGTGGGTTTAATCTTATGAAATTTGATGCTTCAATAGCATTTTCGCACGATCCTGAGAAGTCAAGCAGGTCACATTTTTTGCAATATGCCGATATTAGATCTCTTTGTACCTTATCGTCATCAACAACAATACATTTCATGCTTTAATATTCTAGGCTTATTGATTAAATGTACAATTCTTAAGTTGAAGTTCTGAGCTTTAAATTACATATAGTCTTGTACGGCTATTGGAGAGTTCTGTTTCAATGATTGTATGAGGTTGTATTTCACAGGTGTTTGGATGTCATTCATAGAGATAATATGTGTCTCAGTAGAATTATAGAATCTTTTGGAAAATGATGCCGTTATAGAACTAACGATTTGAAATCCAGTTAATTTAATTATTAAAATATTATGGAAGTGGTAGAAGCGCAGAAAGAAAAAGTAGTAGGTAAGAAAAAATTCTCCGCTGAGTATAAGAAAGATGAAACAAGATTGATATTCTTAGTTGATGATCAGGAGATATTTCTAAGAATATTAGAATCTGATTTAAGAAATGTAAAAGATTGCATGATAATGACTTTTACATCAGGTGAGGAATGTTTGAAGAATATGTATTTGGAACCAGAATTGGTCGTATTAGATTATGATTTGAGCGGTCAAGAAGGGAATTTGTTGAGCGGGATAGAAGTTCTTAAGCGAATAAAAACGAATAACCCAGCAACCGAGGTGGTTATGTTGTCGAGTCATGAGGAGATTCAAGTCGCGGTGGCATCGATGAAGTTTGGTGCCTACGACTATGTCGTAAAGGACGAGTTTTACGTGAACAACGTTAGAAATAAAGCACGGAATATTTTCATGAACTTTTCAATGCTTCGTAGCTTGCGAACAGAGAAAATGATGCGCTGGGCAATATCCTTAGGGTTGGTTTTTGCAGCAGGTATTACATATTTGGTTCAACAAACATAATACTCTATGTGATGGAATAACCCAATAAGAATATTCAGCGTAGTATATTAGTTAAATATTTGAAGACGGGTTGATAGTTCATGAGATACAAAGGAGTTAATATATTGCTTGTAGAAGATAGTCTTGTAACGCAGTATATAACGAATAAGATCCTATCTGAAAAAGGAGCAAATGTCTCATTAGCGCAGAATGGAATACAGGCTGTAATGGCTCTGAAAAATACGAGGATAGATTATATAATAATGGATATTAGCATGCCAATAATGAATGGCTATGAAGCTATAGAATATATTAAGTCAGAAATGGGAACCGCATTAGCGAATATTCCCATTTTGGCGTTAACAGGGTATAACACAGATGAAATACCAGAAAAACAAAGAAAATTGATAGAGCAATAATTTTTTAACAAAACCATTCGATGCGCTTGATCTATTTCAGAAAATAGATATTGGTTTAAAAGGGGATGAGAATGAAATAAATTATGCCTATGAAAAGGTTACTTCTTTGAGTATTGAAAGCTTATTGAAGATGACAGGAGGGAATATGAAATTAGTTGGGGATACATTAGAAAACATCTTGGTTCAGTTGCCAAGCGATTTAAAATTGCTTAATACAGCCTTTGAAGATAGTGATATGAAGCTAGTTAGTATCTATGCACATAAAATGGGTCCTAATATGATGCTGATAGGTAGAGATGATATCAAGGATTTATTAAGAAAAATTGAAGTAAGTATCGACTCGAAAAAGGACTTGGAATCAGTGCCAATGTTGATACAGGAAGTTACAAACGAATGCCCTGGAATTATCAAGGAACTATCTCTTGAAGTTGTACGTATCAAAGAGACATTAAACTTATCAAATTAGGATGAAGAATATATTACTTGTTGACGATGACTACGTGTCTAATTTCGTTAGTAAAAAAGTGATTAAGGATAATTTCAACATTGAAGTAGTAGAATCTGTTTCTAATTCGATTGAGGCAATGGTGTTTCTAGATGAAAAAGAAGGTACTCCTGACCTTATACTGCTCGATATTAATATGCCGATGATAACCGGGTTTGAATTTTTAGACTGGTATCGGAAGAGTGCCCATGTCGGCAAGGCTAAAATATTGATGTTAAGTTCAATACTTGGTGGTTCTGCTCAAGAAGAATACGAAAAGCTAGATGATGTAATGGGGTTTATCGAAAAACCATTAACCAAGGATAAAATAAGTAAGTACTTAGAGCCTAAATAAAAATTAGATTCGCTATTCAGGTTGATATTAGGCCCGCATATTATAACGGAATTTTGGTTAAGGCTCGAGTTAATCACTTTGGATCAGGTGCGCATTTCATTAAATTTAAATGTATAGTCAATGAGTGTATGCAATATTCCACAGATAACTTCTGAAATAAAAGTATTGCTATTTCTAGTAATGGCTTTTTTAATATTGAGCCCTGTTCAAAGTCAGGAATTCGTAATTAAAAATTCAAAAGATAAGGTTAAAGTAAGCTTGGAAATTGGGCGGAAAATTGTTGTTCGGGTTAACTGTATGCACAGTAAAATGTTAAATGAATCAGCTCTTGACCCTTTGATGGATCTGGAGTTGTCGGGAGTTCTGGCCATGATTTCGGATTCCTCTATTACAATAGAAGGAATAGCCAAAGAAGAATATTATCGAGGTAGTGAGATGGATGGCTTTCATGATTTAAGCGGGTTGTATCACACGCAAGAAATTTTACTTAAGGATATAATATTAGCTTCTCGGGAAATCAGGGGAGAAAGGGTGAAGAATATACTACAAGGAGTTGGTGCTATTTTGTATTTGGCTGCCCCATATAGAAGCACAAATTTTAAAGATTCTGATAATAAACTTCAGTTTGATGAGGTGAATGGGAAGTATCTCTATCAGATGGTTGGTGCAGGTATTGTTTTGTTGACATTGTCAAAAGCTTATAGTGCCGTTTTTGGCAGGAAGTATTATAAGATCCAAGATAGTAGAGCGAAGTACTTATCCAAAGAATATAAGAAGGGTTCTCTCTCGGTTCAACAATAGGATTATCTTTGATGCTCCAAACTAAGTTCTAAAGTAATGAGCGTTGACGGTAAATTGAATAAAAGTGGCCTGAATTCTTGGCAACTGAAAATGCATGAGATTATATATGAAGCGGATACTC from Flavobacteriales bacterium includes these protein-coding regions:
- a CDS encoding response regulator yields the protein MKNILLVDDDYVSNFVSKKVIKDNFNIEVVESVSNSIEAMVFLDEKEGTPDLILLDINMPMITGFEFLDWYRKSAHVGKAKILMLSSILGGSAQEEYEKLDDVMGFIEKPLTKDKISKYLEPK
- a CDS encoding sulfotransferase domain-containing protein, with amino-acid sequence MTNKLTKAAMELNYLMYQMDFSEREDDIYIILFPKSGTTIMQMILYQLTTDSSMDFNHINDISPWIRNEAYENEKVKDLKSPRLIKTHDAYQEFDHHNRGKYVYVSRNPQDIAVSKYHQERDYKQPDLKFDEYVEKFWPTIKKVGIHFKETG
- a CDS encoding FAD-binding oxidoreductase, with product MDTADNKEKETEQIPSHAQVVIIGGGVIGCNIAYHLTKRGWTDVVLLEKHTLTSGTTWHAAGLIVTSGFTTETSMQLAKYTRELYGTLEAETGQSTGFRDIGLLQVAANEHVETDLRRKAAFNKHMGIDSHELSPKEILDMWPLANVDDVRRGFLTVGDGRANPVDVTMALAKGARSAGVKIIEGVTVTDIKTKDGKIESVVTDKGTISCEFAVNSAGMWGRQIGDMAGCITPLQATEHYYAIMESDEFKIDPNWPILEDPSKHAYFREEIGGLMVGMFEPVSMGWSIDKVDNNFVFGEIDPDLDRMVPYLSTALERIPQMAEADLRLFFCGPESFTPDLSPLIGEYPEVKNFFVAAGLNS
- a CDS encoding response regulator transcription factor, translating into MKCIVVDDDKVQRDLISAYCKKCDLLDFSGSCENAIEASNFIRLNPQDLIFLDVEMPEMTGLEFLKNLVNKPQIVLITGNQKYALDAYNNNVTDYLLKPISYARFLNSVHKASTLLNRTINPGDEVPKDIYVKVDSMLEKILLKDIIYIEAAVDYIHISTNSRKYFINSTMKSILESLPSQNFIRVHRSFIISVSKIIKIDGNLIDMGANLVPISRSYKEEVMRKINLVS
- a CDS encoding response regulator: MRYKGVNILLVEDSLVTQYITNKILSEKGANVSLAQNGIQAVMALKNTRIDYIIMDISMPIMNGYEAIEYIKSEMGTALANIPILALTGYNTDEIPEKQRKLIEQ
- a CDS encoding agmatine deiminase family protein, translated to MILEGGGLIRNSKGVALVTNRIVTNNESIDIREIRRGFSESLRISKMISIPVAAFDVTGHIDGMVRFIGDDTLAAVSYGEGFKEEKDFLDRLSTNLQKRNTIIGHIVPKREGLYRFNSSYGNYISYMRIGKKIFLPQYGVEEDIDAKNDFGKFFEIIPISKGVDELAKLGETLNSITWLQY
- a CDS encoding response regulator, yielding MEVVEAQKEKVVGKKKFSAEYKKDETRLIFLVDDQEIFLRILESDLRNVKDCMIMTFTSGEECLKNMYLEPELVVLDYDLSGQEGNLLSGIEVLKRIKTNNPATEVVMLSSHEEIQVAVASMKFGAYDYVVKDEFYVNNVRNKARNIFMNFSMLRSLRTEKMMRWAISLGLVFAAGITYLVQQT